One Halomonas sp. THAF5a genomic region harbors:
- a CDS encoding alpha/beta fold hydrolase, translating into MDALEIVKVNALEVAVRIWHPEAPRTVIAWHGLARHGGDFADFARELGPQWRVLAPDTPGRGLSSWSATPSCHYVYAHYMTLAAAVMDHFGLARVPWVGTSMGGLLGMLLAAEPASAARIERLVLNDVGPELAPEGLAELARYFGVPHRFAHFSELEAELRRHYAGFGIAGDDAWRRLALGSARRLPDGSWTYHFDPRIVEQFVHDTPRDTWADWAAIRCPLMVVRGRHSPLLKAESVTRMAEAQPGLVSHEVPGCGHAPMLDGRDQVAPIAAFLADSPSDEAADLPWWQRLVGRLGR; encoded by the coding sequence ATGGACGCCCTGGAAATCGTCAAGGTGAACGCGCTGGAGGTCGCCGTGCGGATCTGGCACCCCGAGGCGCCCCGCACCGTGATCGCCTGGCACGGCCTGGCCCGTCACGGTGGCGACTTCGCCGACTTCGCCCGGGAGCTCGGCCCCCAGTGGCGGGTGCTGGCGCCCGACACCCCGGGCCGCGGCCTCTCGAGCTGGTCCGCCACGCCATCCTGCCACTATGTCTATGCCCATTACATGACCCTGGCCGCCGCGGTGATGGATCATTTCGGCCTCGCGCGCGTGCCCTGGGTCGGCACCTCCATGGGCGGCCTGCTGGGCATGCTGCTGGCCGCCGAGCCGGCGAGCGCGGCACGCATCGAACGCCTGGTGCTCAACGACGTGGGGCCGGAACTCGCCCCCGAGGGCCTGGCCGAGCTCGCCCGCTACTTCGGCGTGCCCCATCGCTTCGCGCACTTCAGCGAGCTCGAGGCCGAGCTCAGGCGCCACTACGCCGGCTTCGGCATCGCCGGCGACGATGCCTGGCGCCGCCTGGCGCTGGGCAGCGCCCGCCGGCTGCCCGACGGCAGCTGGACCTATCACTTCGATCCGCGCATCGTCGAGCAATTCGTCCACGACACGCCCCGCGACACCTGGGCCGACTGGGCGGCGATCCGCTGCCCGCTGATGGTCGTGCGCGGCCGGCACTCGCCGCTGCTCAAGGCCGAGAGCGTGACACGCATGGCCGAGGCGCAGCCCGGGCTCGTCAGCCACGAGGTCCCCGGCTGCGGCCACGCCCCGATGCTCGATGGACGCGACCAGGTCGCGCCCATCGCCGCCTTCCTGGCCGACTCACCGAGCGACGAGGCCGCGGACCTGCCCTGGTGGCAACGCCTGGTCGGGCGCCTGGGGCGCTAG
- a CDS encoding ABC-type transport auxiliary lipoprotein family protein, producing the protein MSSLDPFTRRALPARLARRLLPLALAGLLAGCSVIPAGEPVRLFTLPEPTLSASREAPRALTLRVDTPGAGAPLDGRRLLIKPSPDEFQAYAGARWRDDIPRLVRDHLIEALRRDGRLAAVIDDASRAQSDAALTGHLGAFHVRYRAGRAEVVVRLDVQRLDDAHRGVQASRRFETVVRSEDASLEAVVGAFGRAADRLAGEVVDWTLGTLP; encoded by the coding sequence ATGAGCTCGCTCGATCCATTCACCCGCCGCGCTCTTCCCGCTCGCCTCGCCCGCCGACTGCTGCCCCTGGCGCTGGCCGGACTGCTCGCCGGCTGCAGCGTGATCCCCGCGGGCGAGCCGGTGCGGCTCTTCACGCTGCCGGAACCGACGCTGAGCGCCTCCCGGGAGGCCCCTCGCGCGCTGACCCTACGGGTCGACACGCCCGGCGCCGGCGCGCCGCTGGACGGCCGGCGCTTGCTGATCAAGCCAAGCCCCGACGAGTTCCAGGCCTACGCCGGGGCGCGCTGGCGCGACGATATCCCGCGGCTGGTGCGCGACCACCTGATCGAGGCCCTGCGCCGCGACGGCCGCCTGGCCGCGGTGATCGATGACGCCAGCCGGGCGCAGAGCGACGCGGCCCTGACCGGCCACCTGGGGGCCTTCCACGTCCGCTATCGCGCGGGCCGCGCCGAGGTGGTGGTGCGCCTCGACGTCCAGCGGCTCGACGACGCCCACCGCGGGGTGCAGGCGAGCCGGCGCTTCGAGACGGTCGTGAGAAGCGAGGACGCGAGCCTAGAGGCCGTGGTCGGGGCCTTCGGCCGCGCCGCCGACCGGCTCGCCGGCGAGGTGGTCGACTGGACGCTGGGGACCCTTCCCTGA
- a CDS encoding MlaD family protein, producing the protein MEPRAHHVLIGLFTVLTLGSALLFALWLGKSSVDRDYAWYEIAFNRAVGGLYEGSAVLYSGIEVGDVVRLRLDPEDPRRVRALIRVDSEVPIRENTRASLALANITGSKHLQLSGGSPQSPRLEGDRDAPPLIQAEPSPLSSLLSGSEALFAKLDRLLTNANRVLSAQNAEHLTRTLAHLEALTGTLADERDTLGQVMIGLGRAGDQATATLARFERLGERANRLLDDQGAVALKDAGDAMRSLSATAARLDRLTARHAGSLERGLQGVGELDPAMRELHGALRRLNRLLQRLEQNPAETLLGGDEIQEFRP; encoded by the coding sequence ATGGAACCCCGCGCCCACCACGTGCTGATCGGGCTGTTCACGGTACTCACCCTGGGCAGCGCCCTGCTGTTCGCCCTGTGGCTCGGCAAGTCGAGCGTCGATCGCGACTACGCCTGGTACGAGATCGCCTTCAACCGCGCCGTCGGCGGACTCTACGAGGGCAGCGCGGTGCTCTACAGCGGCATCGAGGTCGGCGACGTGGTGCGCCTGCGCCTCGACCCCGAGGACCCGCGCCGGGTGCGGGCGCTGATCCGCGTCGACAGCGAGGTGCCGATCCGCGAGAACACCCGCGCCAGCCTGGCGCTGGCCAACATCACCGGCAGCAAGCACCTGCAGCTCTCCGGCGGCAGCCCCCAGAGCCCGCGCCTCGAGGGCGACCGCGACGCGCCCCCGCTGATCCAGGCCGAGCCCTCGCCGCTGAGCTCGCTGCTCTCCGGCAGCGAGGCGCTGTTCGCCAAGCTGGACCGGCTGCTGACCAACGCCAACCGGGTGCTCTCCGCGCAGAATGCCGAGCACCTGACGCGCACACTGGCCCACCTGGAGGCGCTCACCGGCACCCTGGCCGACGAGCGTGACACTCTCGGACAGGTCATGATCGGGCTCGGGCGCGCCGGCGACCAGGCGACGGCGACCCTCGCGCGCTTCGAGCGCCTCGGCGAGCGGGCCAACCGCCTGCTCGACGACCAGGGCGCCGTCGCGCTCAAGGACGCCGGCGACGCGATGCGCTCGCTCTCCGCCACTGCCGCGCGACTGGATCGCCTGACCGCTCGCCACGCGGGCTCGCTGGAGCGCGGCCTGCAGGGCGTCGGCGAGCTCGACCCGGCGATGCGCGAGCTGCACGGCGCGCTGCGCCGCCTCAACCGGCTACTGCAGCGCCTCGAGCAGAACCCCGCCGAGACCCTGCTCGGCGGCGACGAGATCCAGGAGTTTCGCCCATGA
- a CDS encoding ABC transporter ATP-binding protein codes for MTPSRRQAPGNDEPLIRVRGLANRFGRHVVHEELDLDLNRGEILGVVGGSGTGKSVLLRSIVGLLRPAEGRIEVFGEDLQRLSPAARSRLERRFGVLFQRGALFTSLTLEENVAVALIEHAGLSRADAEALARVKLALAGLPAAAARQYPASLSGGMIKRAALARALALDPEVLFLDEPTAGLDPIGAAAFDRLLLTLRDALGLSVFLVTHDLDTLYTACDRVAVLSQRRVLVADRLAAVEATNDAWIHDYFHGPRGRAAQRAAHPAKEP; via the coding sequence ATGACGCCCTCCCGGCGCCAGGCGCCGGGCAACGACGAGCCGCTGATTCGCGTCCGCGGGCTCGCCAACCGCTTCGGCCGCCACGTCGTCCACGAGGAGCTGGACCTCGACCTCAACCGCGGCGAGATCCTCGGCGTGGTGGGCGGCTCGGGCACCGGCAAATCGGTGCTGCTGCGCAGCATCGTCGGCCTGCTGCGCCCGGCCGAGGGACGCATCGAGGTCTTCGGCGAGGACCTCCAGCGGCTCTCCCCGGCGGCGCGTTCGCGGCTCGAGCGCCGCTTCGGGGTGCTCTTCCAGCGCGGCGCGCTCTTCACCTCGCTGACCCTCGAGGAGAACGTCGCCGTGGCGTTGATCGAACATGCCGGGCTGTCCCGCGCCGACGCCGAGGCCCTGGCCCGGGTCAAGCTGGCCCTCGCCGGGCTGCCCGCCGCGGCCGCCCGCCAGTATCCCGCCTCGCTCTCCGGCGGCATGATCAAGCGCGCCGCCCTGGCCCGCGCCCTGGCGCTGGACCCGGAGGTGCTGTTCCTCGACGAGCCGACGGCGGGCCTCGACCCGATCGGCGCGGCGGCCTTCGACCGCCTGCTGCTGACCCTGCGCGACGCCCTGGGCCTGAGCGTCTTCCTGGTCACCCACGACCTGGACACCCTCTACACCGCCTGCGACCGGGTGGCCGTTCTATCGCAACGACGGGTTCTGGTCGCCGACCGCCTGGCCGCCGTCGAAGCCACCAACGACGCCTGGATCCACGACTACTTCCACGGTCCTCGTGGCCGTGCCGCCCAGCGGGCGGCCCACCCGGCGAAGGAGCCCTGA
- a CDS encoding ABC transporter permease yields MTAKATAPVNEPGRIDPQGERLAIRGDWTLAHHASLKRQVQRLAREREPSARSIDLSPLAALDTAGAVLLMELTGAERLAAIDDWAPELPAPRRALLRTLGEAMADRPAPEPPPRRPLRDGLARVGQRVEDLFQQQRALLGFIGLVLATLAATAWRPGRWRLTSVVAQLHQTGLNALPIVALLTFLVGAVVAFLGATVLRDFGATIYTVNLVAFAFLREFGVLLAAILLAGRTASAFTAQLGAMKANEELDAVRTLGLDPVELLVLPRVLALMLTLPILTFVGMLSGILGGALICELALDISLFQFVAILQRDIPLNHFLVGLAKAPLFAFLVAVIGCLEGFKVSGSAQSVGEHTTSSVVQSIFVVILLDAVAALFFMEMGW; encoded by the coding sequence ATGACCGCCAAGGCGACAGCGCCTGTGAACGAGCCCGGCCGGATCGACCCGCAGGGCGAGCGCCTGGCCATCCGCGGCGACTGGACGCTGGCGCACCACGCGAGCCTCAAGCGCCAGGTCCAACGCCTGGCCAGGGAGCGCGAGCCCTCCGCCCGGAGCATCGACCTCTCGCCGCTGGCCGCCCTGGACACCGCCGGCGCGGTGCTGCTGATGGAGCTGACCGGCGCCGAGCGCCTCGCCGCGATCGACGACTGGGCGCCCGAGCTTCCCGCGCCGCGCCGCGCCCTGCTGCGCACCCTGGGCGAGGCGATGGCCGACCGCCCGGCCCCGGAGCCCCCGCCCCGCCGGCCGCTGCGCGACGGCCTGGCCCGGGTCGGCCAGCGCGTCGAGGACCTCTTCCAACAGCAGCGAGCGCTGCTCGGCTTCATCGGCCTGGTGCTCGCCACCCTGGCCGCTACCGCCTGGCGGCCGGGCCGCTGGCGCCTCACCTCGGTGGTCGCCCAGCTTCACCAGACCGGCCTCAACGCCCTGCCCATCGTCGCCCTGCTGACCTTCCTGGTGGGCGCCGTGGTGGCCTTCCTCGGCGCCACGGTGCTGCGCGACTTCGGCGCCACCATCTACACGGTCAACCTGGTCGCCTTCGCCTTCCTGCGCGAGTTCGGCGTGCTGCTGGCCGCCATCCTGCTCGCCGGGCGTACCGCCAGCGCCTTCACGGCCCAGCTCGGCGCCATGAAGGCCAACGAGGAGCTCGACGCGGTGCGCACCCTAGGCCTCGACCCGGTCGAGCTGCTGGTGCTGCCGCGGGTGCTGGCGCTGATGCTGACGCTGCCGATCCTCACCTTCGTCGGCATGCTCAGCGGCATCCTCGGCGGCGCCCTGATCTGTGAGCTGGCGCTGGACATCTCGCTGTTCCAGTTCGTCGCCATCCTGCAGCGCGACATTCCCCTCAACCACTTCCTGGTCGGCCTGGCCAAGGCGCCGCTGTTCGCCTTCCTGGTCGCGGTGATCGGCTGCCTGGAGGGCTTCAAGGTGAGCGGCAGCGCCCAGTCGGTGGGCGAGCACACCACCTCGAGCGTGGTGCAGTCGATCTTCGTGGTGATCCTGCTCGACGCCGTGGCCGCCCTCTTCTTCATGGAGATGGGCTGGTGA